In Myxococcaceae bacterium JPH2, the following are encoded in one genomic region:
- a CDS encoding sigma-70 family RNA polymerase sigma factor, producing MRYPSRTVASLLHERMLQRDPVATTEVLRAFVDPIRKALEHHLSCSADDAYDATIDALMPYLATPERFDASRGTSLGAYLTQAAKKKVLDQWRKNTARGQRELKFAGVVELQARAPNEVMEHYVEASQAVKKLAPPRMPERDWALLRDVLLGESSTQEMAVVLRLHPGPELERRREVKRHRDRVMKRVVRLGREDRDDES from the coding sequence ATGAGATATCCGTCACGGACGGTGGCGAGCCTCCTTCACGAGCGCATGCTCCAGCGAGACCCCGTGGCCACCACGGAGGTCCTCCGAGCCTTCGTGGACCCGATTCGCAAGGCCCTCGAGCACCACCTCTCCTGCTCGGCCGATGACGCCTACGACGCCACCATCGACGCGCTGATGCCCTATCTGGCCACCCCTGAACGTTTCGATGCCAGCCGCGGCACGTCCCTGGGTGCGTACCTGACCCAGGCCGCGAAGAAGAAGGTCCTGGACCAGTGGAGAAAGAACACGGCGCGGGGTCAGCGAGAACTCAAGTTCGCGGGCGTCGTCGAACTCCAGGCCCGGGCCCCGAATGAGGTGATGGAGCACTACGTGGAAGCCAGCCAGGCCGTGAAGAAACTCGCGCCTCCTCGAATGCCCGAGAGGGATTGGGCACTCCTGCGCGACGTGCTCCTGGGGGAAAGCTCCACCCAGGAGATGGCGGTGGTGCTGAGGCTTCATCCCGGTCCTGAACTTGAGCGGCGGCGTGAGGTCAAACGCCACCGCGACCGGGTCATGAAGCGGGTGGTACGCCTGGGAAGAGAGGACCGCGATGACGAATCCTGA
- a CDS encoding S41 family peptidase, whose protein sequence is MSRYPVVLPLALLCFSLACGKDEPGGGEHPSPDETLEGTWRTDGYGLAVRFQGKHVEFFETTSASCLPWLSGDLVDGTLPEAGFHFRLADHRLLIEDPGTVHVTGQRAPLPEDCSKPVSQPNDPVLNFEIFWRTFAEQYALFDLYGVDWQARYAQFRPRVTATTTDVELFTLLSEMLTPLTDGHIRLVAGDEVFNPKSLPADFEEHFSDIGPYVLSHYLGGPGVTTAAENRVAWQSLNERVGYIFLGRMEKFSSDPEAGVAAEVAAAGQALDAALAALSTKQALIIDVRFNPGGYDAVALALAGRFTDVERTGFYKKTRTPTGFTPQREFRFAPSGAQQFTRPVYLLTSGVTASAAENFTMAMRGLPNVTVVGERTMGALSDVPTRHLPNGWEFGLSVELYTAPDHQIYERVGIPPSVEVPFDGAGFGQGTDRIFQAALERANAGG, encoded by the coding sequence ATGTCGCGCTACCCCGTCGTGCTTCCCCTGGCATTGCTCTGTTTCTCCCTTGCGTGCGGCAAGGATGAGCCCGGGGGAGGTGAACATCCCTCGCCCGACGAGACTCTGGAGGGGACCTGGCGCACCGATGGATACGGGCTCGCGGTCCGGTTCCAGGGGAAACACGTCGAATTCTTCGAGACGACTTCCGCGAGCTGCCTGCCGTGGTTGTCGGGAGACCTGGTGGACGGGACACTCCCCGAGGCGGGTTTTCACTTTCGTCTCGCGGACCACCGTCTGTTGATCGAGGACCCCGGCACGGTTCATGTCACCGGTCAGCGCGCGCCCTTGCCGGAAGACTGCTCGAAGCCGGTGTCACAGCCGAATGATCCGGTGCTCAACTTCGAGATCTTCTGGCGCACCTTCGCCGAGCAGTACGCCTTGTTCGACCTGTACGGCGTCGATTGGCAGGCGCGCTATGCGCAATTCCGGCCGCGCGTCACGGCGACGACGACGGACGTCGAGCTCTTCACCCTCCTGTCCGAGATGCTCACGCCCCTCACCGATGGACACATCCGTCTCGTCGCGGGCGATGAGGTCTTCAATCCCAAATCGCTTCCCGCCGACTTCGAGGAGCACTTCTCCGACATCGGCCCGTACGTCCTCTCCCACTACCTGGGCGGCCCTGGCGTGACGACGGCGGCGGAGAACCGCGTGGCGTGGCAATCCCTCAACGAGCGGGTCGGGTACATCTTCCTGGGGCGGATGGAGAAGTTCAGCTCCGATCCGGAGGCCGGCGTCGCGGCGGAAGTCGCGGCGGCGGGACAGGCCTTGGATGCCGCGTTGGCGGCGCTCTCCACCAAGCAAGCACTCATCATCGACGTGCGCTTCAATCCCGGTGGCTATGACGCCGTGGCCCTGGCCCTCGCGGGCCGCTTCACGGATGTCGAGCGGACCGGCTTCTACAAGAAGACGCGCACGCCGACGGGCTTCACCCCGCAGCGGGAGTTCCGCTTCGCTCCTTCGGGCGCTCAGCAGTTCACCCGGCCGGTCTACCTGCTCACCAGCGGCGTGACCGCCAGCGCCGCGGAGAACTTCACGATGGCCATGCGCGGCCTGCCGAACGTCACCGTGGTGGGGGAGCGCACGATGGGCGCGCTGTCCGATGTCCCCACCCGACACCTGCCCAACGGCTGGGAGTTCGGGCTCTCCGTCGAGCTGTACACCGCGCCGGATCATCAAATCTACGAGCGCGTGGGCATCCCGCCGAGCGTGGAGGTCCCCTTCGACGGCGCGGGCTTCGGACAGGGCACGGACCGCATCTTCCAGGCCGCCTTGGAGCGGGCGAACGCAGGCGGGTGA